Proteins from one Acropora muricata isolate sample 2 chromosome 9, ASM3666990v1, whole genome shotgun sequence genomic window:
- the LOC136929555 gene encoding vacuolar protein sorting-associated protein 29 translates to MLVLVLGDLHIPHRQHSLPAKFKKLLVPGKIQHILCTGNLCTKDSYDYLKTLASDVHVVRGDFDENLVYPEQKVVNVGQFRIGVCHGHQIVPWGDAEALAMLQRQLDVDIVIFGHTHKFAAYEHEGKFYINPGSATGAYNPLQSDIVPSFVLMDIQAGTIVTYVYQLIKDEVKVERIEYKKTV, encoded by the exons ATG CTTGTTCTAGTGCTTGGAGATCTTCATATTCCACACAGGCAGCACAGTTTGCCAGCaaagtttaagaagctactg gttcCAGGCAAAATACAGCATATTTTGTGCACTGGTAATCTCTGTACGAAGGATTCCTATGATTATCTCAAAACCCTTGCCAGTGATGTTCATGTTGTCAGAGGAGATTTTGATGAG AATTTAGTGTATCCAGAACAGAAGGTGGTGAATGTTGGCCAGTTTAGGATAGGAGTTTGTCATGGTCATCAGATTGTTCCATGGGGAGATGCTGAAGCACTTGCTATG cttcAACGTCAACTTGACGTTGACATTGTCATATTTGGTCACACACACAAGTTTGCAGCCTATGAGCATGAAGGAAAATTTTACATCAACCCTGGGTCTGCTACTGGAGCTTACAATCCATTACAAAG TGACATTGTACCCTCATTTGTGTTGATGGATATTCAAGCTGGTACAATTGTTACCTATGTGTACCAGCTCATTAAAGATGAAGTTAAGGTGGAAAGAATCGAGTACAAAAAGACAGTATAA